A window from Brachyhypopomus gauderio isolate BG-103 chromosome 6, BGAUD_0.2, whole genome shotgun sequence encodes these proteins:
- the LOC143516336 gene encoding uncharacterized protein LOC143516336 produces the protein MNSQIAQINQSLTTAEEMRNQTKLLMQPYANWEEYLAPAPLSIAIMGELVFISSQTDFSINKNPPKDGYKYIKYPESFRACLMQVCNSGWWAFNEAHKNMDQIRSHTLTVPDYMKNAVKILFKGSDEVVEAHLPDQLDNIRVIADECLTLASATENRFTDVIDIIQELLEACLNAQHFYGEEVEEIKKKLEENKLRKKSSEEAVKRSEKAEKAIEKQLNEAHETYKKAMSSLPSVWKMIHMDCVSAVTDSVTGLFNGLTSAIFKSQTIGCVASEENAQTESHTKDQDETADVIDEISIYSKASEILKYAELIQEFVQEDNIQWNDLYDQKNKYTQSDFSLNQWERINGILDDLPKCQAKKFAQKICKKGINICKQLAKYAPDGKCEDDKTKELTEEIRKLTEIARKFDTKSKDATNSSALSPKPPMIVNVESKSEKQSTSQRASENARFRIEQSRAQLDKTREIYEKSVENMEKNYKELTEILITMRNCEAKEIDFKTTIKMLVKGMDAMGRVKEQWEKMVHFFQMVSNIVKTSLTITLKNFVTTAEKAQFLSYDGKLFSKDLLYSQAFQASNIASLVHMISATYIQVSDKHLMGQISSLGKLMVMDKEKPEFEWERLQLQNSCDTAEKDILRLVRKNKNEFERKTNSRLEKIDKELLAILPSAAPEEMKSIQAAVKSGFTEDKEGDYI, from the coding sequence ATGAATTCCCAAATTGCGCAGATCAATCAAAGCCTCACCACAGCTGAGGAGATGAGAAACCAAACCAAGCTTCTAATGCAGCCCTATGCCAACTGGGAAGAATATCTGGCTCCTGCACCACTCTCCATAGCCATCATGGGAGAGCTGGTCTTCATCTCTTCACAAACTGATTTCTCCATCAACAAAAACCCACCCAAGGATGGCTACAAGTACATCAAGTACCCAGAGTCCTTTCGCGCCTGCCTCATGCAGGTGTGTAACTCTGGCTGGTGGGCGTTCAATGAAGCCCATAAGAACATGGATCAGATTCGATCCCACACCCTCACTGTCCCAGATTACATGAAAAATGCTGTGAAGATTCTGTTCAAAGGTAGTGATGAGGTTGTTGAAGCCCACCTGCCTGACCAGCTGGACAACATTCGTGTCATTGCAGATGAGTGCCTTACTCTGGCTTCTGCAACAGAAAACAGGTTTACTGATGTCATCGACATTATCCAAGAGCTGCTGGAAGCATGTCTAAATGCACAACACTTTTATGGAGAAGAAGTggaagaaataaagaaaaaactggAAGAAAACAAACTGAGGAAAAAGTCATCAGAAGAAGCTGTTAAACGTTCTGAGAAAGCAGAGAAAGCCATAGAAAAACAACTGAATGAAGCACATGAGACTTACAAAAAAGCTATGTCATCACTCCCCAGTGTGTGGAAGATGATACATATGGATTGTGTTAGCGCTGTGACTGACAGTGTTACAGGTCTATTTAATGGACTGACATCTGCCATTTTTAAGTCACAGACTATAGGGTGTGTTGCTTCAGAAGAAAACGCTCAAACAGAGAGCCACACAAAAGATCAGGATGAAACTGCAGATGTAATTGATGAAATAAGCATCTACAGCAAGGCTTCAGAAATCTTGAAATATGCAGAGTTGATTCAAGAGTTTGTGCAGGAGGACAACATACAATGGAATGATCTGTATGATCAGAAGAATAAATATACACAATCAGATTTCTCATTAAATCAATGGGAAAGAATCAATGGCATATTAGACGACCTCCCAAAATGCCAAGCAAAGAAGTTTGCCCAAAAGATATGTAAAAAGGGCATCAACATCTGTAAACAACTGGCAAAATATGCGCCAGATGGAAAATGTGAGGATGACAAAACAAAGGAGCTGACTGAAGAAATCAGAAAACTGACCGAAATAGCTCGCAAATTTGACACCAAAAGTAAAGATGCTACCAATTCTAGTGCACTGTCCCCAAAACCACCCATGATTGTTAATGTAGAAAGTAAATCTGAGAAGCAAAGTACTTCACAGAGAGCCTCAGAGAACGCGCGGTTCCGCATAGAGCAGAGCAGAGCTCAACTAGACAAGACCAGAGAGATCTATGAGAAGAGCGTGGAGAACATGGAGAAGAACTATAAGGAACTGACTGAAATCCTCATCACTATGAGGAACTGTGAAGCCAAAGAGATAGATTTTAAAACCACCATCAAGATGCTGGTGAAAGGTATGGATGCCATGGGCAGAGTGAAGGAGCAGTGGGAGAAGATGGTTCACTTCTTTCAGATGGTGTCCAACATTGTGAAAACCAGCCTGACCATAACTCTCAAAAATTTTGTCACTACAGCTGAAAAAGCTCAGTTTCTTTCCTATGATGGAAAGCTCTTCTCCAAAGATTTACTCTACAGCCAAGCCTTTCAAGCCAGTAACATTGCTAGTCTGGTCCACATGATCTCAGCAACATACATTCAAGTGTCTGATAAACACCTCATGGGTCAAATCAGCTCACTGGGGAAACTTATGGTCATGGACAAGGAAAAGCCAGAGTTTGAATGGGAACGTCTGCAGTTACAGAACTCCTGTGATACCGCTGAAAAAGACATTTTACGACTAGTTCGAAAGAACAAGAATGAGTTTGAAAGGAAGACAAACTCAAGACTGGAGAAGATTGATAAAGAGCTGCTGGCAATTCTGCCCTCTGCTGCCCCTGAAGAGATGAAGAGCATTCAAGCAGCTGTTAAAAGTGGATTCACAGAGGATAAGGAAGGAGACTACATCTGA